One window from the genome of Rhodococcus sp. ABRD24 encodes:
- a CDS encoding GNAT family N-acetyltransferase — protein sequence MDAHQIDIIRLAWSREFGLPDRALSESGVRSVRVDDTANRILFVRIAGAAALVAPGWAVERAADHTDDELADGRTLLTVAKGHAGRSPGPVELGWAADFGKDVAVEEPLVSHESAHVIELQGLCPPDDVAEAGLAEKRNWFTVLDEAHHPLASAGYTEWQGIVADMGALTAPSARRHGYGSTAARLATNDALDAGLIPQWRAHRDNVASRRLATRLDYEELGTFVSIAVAPGTV from the coding sequence GTGGACGCACATCAGATCGACATCATCCGCCTCGCTTGGTCGCGGGAGTTCGGGCTCCCGGATCGGGCGCTGAGTGAGTCCGGCGTGCGGAGTGTCCGCGTCGACGACACCGCGAACAGAATCCTCTTCGTCCGGATCGCGGGGGCGGCGGCTCTCGTCGCCCCCGGCTGGGCGGTGGAACGTGCTGCCGACCACACCGACGACGAACTCGCTGACGGCCGCACGCTACTCACAGTCGCCAAAGGCCATGCCGGACGCAGTCCCGGGCCCGTGGAGCTCGGCTGGGCGGCGGACTTCGGAAAGGACGTCGCAGTGGAGGAACCGCTGGTCTCGCACGAGTCGGCGCACGTCATCGAACTCCAAGGGTTGTGCCCGCCCGACGACGTCGCGGAGGCCGGTCTGGCAGAAAAGCGCAACTGGTTCACCGTCCTCGACGAGGCGCACCACCCATTGGCCTCGGCGGGCTACACGGAGTGGCAGGGCATCGTCGCCGATATGGGCGCCCTCACGGCGCCCTCGGCGCGCCGCCACGGGTACGGATCGACTGCGGCCCGGCTGGCCACCAACGACGCACTCGACGCCGGACTGATCCCACAGTGGCGGGCCCACCGCGACAACGTTGCGTCGCGCCGGCTCGCCACACGACTCGACTACGAAGAACTCGGAACGTTCGTGTCGATCGCGGTGGCCCCCGGTACCGTGTGA
- the asnB gene encoding asparagine synthase (glutamine-hydrolyzing) yields the protein MCGIAGWVAFDSDLTRQQSVLDAMTDTMALRGPDDSGTFLRTHAALGHRRLAIIDLPGGAQPMSVSTPAGDVGLVYTGEAYNYRELRDQLRALGHSFRTDSDTEVVLHAYLQWGESVVDHLNGMYAFAIWDQREEKLVMIRDRMGIKPFYYYPTPDGVLFGSEPKAILANPLARKAVDFDGVRELFAMVKAPRSSLWKGMYEVQPGTLIRLDRNGIHERTYWRLETGEHTDSTEKSVERVRDLLTDIVDRQLISDVPRCVLLSGGLDSSAITGLAAASLARQGEQLRTFSVDFLHQEQNFVSDGIRDTPDSPYAREVAALVESAHQDVMLNSADLLDLSVRRAVITARDMPGLGDMDLSLYLLFKAIREQSTVALSGESADEVFGGYPWFHDERAVNAGTFPWMAFTTADDARWDVLSPELRERLDIDSYIADQYAAACAEVEHLPGESEAERRMREVCYLHLTRFVRILLDRKDRVSMAVGLEVRVPFCDHRLIEYVYNTPWPLKTFDGREKSLLRHATKHVLPQSVVDRVKSGYPLTQDPTYATNLQQLSKEILSETNSPLFDLIDRTWMQQLVAQDPMRMDPATRASLDRAIDIYTWLDLYRPELDLA from the coding sequence ATGTGTGGAATCGCAGGCTGGGTGGCATTCGACTCCGACCTGACCCGTCAACAGAGCGTCCTCGACGCGATGACCGACACAATGGCCTTGCGCGGGCCGGACGACAGCGGCACTTTCTTGCGCACTCACGCAGCGCTCGGGCATCGACGGCTCGCCATTATCGATCTGCCCGGCGGAGCGCAGCCGATGAGCGTGAGCACTCCCGCTGGAGACGTCGGGCTGGTGTACACAGGGGAGGCATACAACTACCGGGAACTGCGCGATCAACTGCGGGCCCTTGGCCATTCGTTCCGCACCGACAGTGACACCGAGGTAGTGCTACACGCATACCTGCAGTGGGGTGAGAGCGTCGTCGATCACCTCAACGGCATGTATGCCTTCGCGATCTGGGACCAGCGCGAGGAGAAGCTGGTGATGATCCGAGACCGCATGGGCATCAAGCCGTTCTACTACTACCCGACACCGGACGGCGTCCTGTTCGGGTCAGAGCCGAAGGCGATTCTGGCGAACCCACTGGCGCGCAAGGCCGTCGACTTCGACGGGGTTCGTGAGTTGTTTGCAATGGTCAAGGCACCGCGCAGCTCATTGTGGAAAGGCATGTACGAGGTGCAGCCTGGAACCCTGATCAGGTTGGACCGCAATGGAATCCACGAACGCACCTACTGGCGCCTGGAGACAGGCGAACATACGGACAGCACGGAGAAGTCCGTCGAGCGGGTGCGGGATTTGCTCACAGACATCGTCGACCGTCAGCTGATCTCCGATGTGCCACGATGCGTATTACTCTCGGGTGGGCTGGATTCCAGCGCAATCACCGGCCTGGCCGCGGCGAGCTTGGCCCGTCAAGGCGAGCAACTGCGAACTTTCTCGGTGGACTTCCTCCACCAGGAGCAGAACTTCGTTTCCGACGGGATACGCGACACCCCCGACTCTCCGTACGCGCGCGAGGTCGCGGCGTTGGTGGAGTCCGCGCATCAGGACGTGATGCTGAATTCGGCCGATCTGCTGGATCTTTCGGTGCGGCGTGCGGTGATCACCGCACGAGACATGCCCGGACTCGGCGATATGGATCTGTCGCTCTATCTGCTGTTCAAGGCGATTCGCGAGCAGTCGACGGTGGCGCTGTCGGGAGAATCGGCAGACGAGGTGTTCGGCGGCTACCCTTGGTTCCACGACGAGCGGGCGGTCAATGCGGGCACCTTCCCGTGGATGGCATTCACCACCGCGGACGACGCCCGCTGGGACGTCCTGAGTCCAGAGCTGCGAGAACGGTTGGATATCGACAGCTACATTGCCGACCAATACGCCGCGGCGTGCGCGGAGGTCGAACACCTGCCCGGTGAATCCGAGGCGGAGCGCCGCATGCGCGAGGTGTGCTACCTGCATCTGACCCGGTTCGTGCGAATCCTCCTCGACCGCAAGGATCGTGTTTCGATGGCGGTCGGCCTGGAGGTTCGGGTGCCGTTCTGCGATCATCGCCTCATCGAGTACGTCTACAACACTCCGTGGCCGCTCAAGACCTTCGACGGCCGCGAAAAGAGCCTGCTACGCCACGCCACGAAACATGTGCTCCCGCAATCGGTCGTCGATCGGGTGAAGAGCGGGTACCCATTGACCCAGGATCCGACTTACGCAACGAACCTGCAGCAGCTTTCGAAGGAGATCCTGTCCGAGACCAATTCGCCGCTGTTCGACCTGATCGACCGGACCTGGATGCAACAGCTGGTGGCACAAGATCCGATGCGGATGGATCCGGCTACCCGGGCGAGCCTGGATCGCGCCATCGACATCTACACCTGGCTCGACCTGTACAGGCCGGAGCTTGATTTGGCATGA
- a CDS encoding crotonase/enoyl-CoA hydratase family protein, with product MSDEVLFERRGRVLVITINRPHARNAVNAAVSHGLAAAVDELDEDPELSLAVLTGAGGNFCAGMDLKAFVAGENVVVPGKGLGFTEAPPRKPIISAVEGYALAGGTELVLATDLVVASREAKFGIPEVKRGLAAGAGGLLRLPRRIPYQKAMELALTGDPFTAEEALAYGLVNTLTEPGGALTGALALAERITVNGPLAVAKTKEVIVRSGDWSDDEAFARQLEVIGPVFGSEDAIEGATAFAEKRAPVWKGR from the coding sequence ATGTCGGATGAGGTCCTGTTCGAGCGTCGCGGCCGCGTGCTGGTGATCACGATCAACCGGCCGCACGCGCGCAACGCGGTCAACGCGGCCGTGAGCCACGGCTTGGCCGCTGCCGTCGACGAGCTGGACGAAGATCCCGAGCTGTCGCTGGCGGTCCTCACGGGTGCGGGTGGGAACTTCTGCGCTGGTATGGATCTCAAGGCCTTCGTCGCCGGTGAGAATGTGGTGGTGCCGGGCAAGGGGCTCGGGTTCACGGAGGCACCTCCGCGCAAGCCGATCATCTCCGCGGTGGAGGGGTACGCACTCGCCGGCGGAACGGAACTGGTGCTCGCCACCGATCTGGTGGTGGCCTCGCGCGAGGCCAAGTTCGGTATCCCGGAGGTCAAGCGGGGACTGGCCGCCGGTGCCGGTGGGTTGTTGCGTCTGCCCAGACGCATTCCGTACCAGAAGGCGATGGAGCTTGCGCTCACCGGCGATCCCTTCACCGCGGAGGAGGCGCTGGCATACGGCCTCGTCAACACGCTCACCGAACCGGGTGGCGCGCTGACGGGAGCGCTGGCACTGGCCGAGCGGATCACGGTCAACGGGCCACTCGCCGTGGCGAAGACGAAGGAAGTGATCGTCCGATCCGGTGACTGGTCGGACGACGAGGCGTTCGCGCGGCAGCTCGAGGTGATCGGCCCTGTGTTCGGGTCCGAGGACGCCATCGAGGGCGCGACCGCGTTCGCGGAGAAGCGTGCGCCGGTGTGGAAGGGTCGGTGA
- a CDS encoding ABC transporter ATP-binding protein: MVTREATSAAGGHRGWIRRLSAECWNHRATTIGALTVTVIAAVIDIAFPLLTKVALDAASGGRSTATTVIAGIAGVIAALAFVRFGCQFGRRMLAGRLSLDVQHDLRLGLLASLQRLDGRGQDQIRTGQVVSRSITDLQLVQGLLAMAPMSAGVVLQFVLALGIMAWLSPLLTVVALVVVPAVALVVYAVRPKLFAATWSAQQRAADLAQHVEETVTGVRVVKGFGQESRAVDQLEDLGRTLYAERLRAARINARFTPSMAALPQLGLVGVVALGGYLALHGSITVGTFLAFAAYVATMTAATRTLSQVVIMAQLSRAAVERVYEVIDTEPDVADPEHPVRLPDGALGVELRGVTFGFEDGREVLDGLDLSISPGESVAVVGRAGSGKTALSLLLPRFYRPSAGTVSLTSGAETIDVSTVCADQLREAVGLVFDEPFLFSDTIAANIALGRPEASAEEIRTAARLAQADEFVEALPDGYDTIVGERGLTLSGGQRQRVALARALLVDPRVLILDDATSAVDATTEAAVFEALRAGRQRTTLILAHRRSTLTLADRVAVLDGGRIVDIGTVDELDDRCPLFRTLLAAPDPLMPAADGDATRTVAEPTEAELWPNVLAQDHLPAATTAAGSGSGGGHGGHGGPGAMGSAMGGVAVTPELRQAVDALPPADEDPHTDTTRLRRSDPEFELSRLLHPVRWILAGVIACLALDSLIGIAFPSIVRYAIDHGVAPGEPGPLWAATAVGTLLAVIGWLVVAVLTVITARAGERVLFGLRIRSYAHLQRLGLDYYERELSGRIMTRMTTDVDALSSFIQTGLSTAVVSLLTLAGIAIALLVTDATLALVALAALPPLIVATLVFRRVSGSAYSVSRERISLVNAEFQENIAGLRAAQAYRREDFAARRFAERADSYRRSRMRSQRAISVYFPFITLLSDLALAAVVSVGAQRVADGSATAGTLVAFVLYLALLFGPIQQLSQVFDGYQQADVGLRRIADLLATPSSIETADQADTVRLDGHLRGDLLFDSVSFRYRGAETDALTGIDLHVPAGTTVALVGRTGAGKSTVVKLLARFYDPTDGSVRVDDVDLRRYPLHAFRGRLGVVPQEAHLFTGTVASNIAYGRPDASRSEIEAAARAVGALPAIAALRDGMHQPIGERGQGLSAGQRQLIALARAELVDPDLLLLDEATATLDPATERTVLESNRMVTRKRTSVVVAHRLATAAQADLIVVVDGGRIVESGAHATLRHAGGHYSRLCDAAERSGGNNPWSTTVIDGDPIATM; the protein is encoded by the coding sequence ATGGTTACACGAGAGGCGACATCGGCGGCCGGCGGGCACCGCGGCTGGATACGACGGCTGAGCGCGGAGTGCTGGAATCACCGCGCCACCACCATCGGGGCGCTGACGGTGACGGTGATCGCCGCCGTCATCGACATCGCATTCCCCCTGCTCACCAAGGTGGCGCTCGACGCCGCGTCGGGTGGCCGGTCCACGGCCACCACCGTGATCGCGGGCATCGCGGGCGTTATCGCCGCTCTCGCGTTCGTGCGGTTCGGCTGTCAGTTCGGACGGCGAATGCTGGCTGGACGTCTGTCCCTCGACGTCCAGCACGACCTTCGGCTGGGCTTGCTGGCGTCGCTGCAGCGGCTCGACGGGCGCGGTCAGGACCAGATCCGCACCGGGCAGGTTGTTTCCCGTTCGATCACCGATCTGCAGCTGGTGCAGGGTCTGCTGGCGATGGCCCCGATGTCCGCCGGCGTCGTGCTGCAGTTCGTCCTCGCTCTCGGGATCATGGCGTGGCTGTCGCCGCTGCTGACGGTCGTCGCGCTGGTAGTGGTGCCCGCGGTCGCACTGGTGGTCTACGCGGTGCGGCCGAAACTGTTCGCCGCGACCTGGTCTGCCCAGCAACGCGCCGCCGACCTCGCCCAGCACGTCGAGGAGACCGTCACCGGCGTCCGGGTCGTCAAAGGTTTCGGGCAGGAGTCGCGGGCGGTGGACCAGCTCGAGGATCTCGGCCGGACCCTGTACGCCGAGCGGCTGCGCGCAGCCCGGATCAACGCGCGGTTCACGCCCTCGATGGCGGCGCTGCCGCAGCTCGGACTGGTCGGTGTCGTCGCCCTCGGCGGCTACCTCGCACTGCACGGCTCGATCACCGTCGGCACCTTCCTCGCATTCGCGGCGTACGTCGCGACGATGACCGCAGCCACCCGCACGCTCTCGCAGGTGGTGATCATGGCGCAGCTGTCGCGGGCCGCGGTCGAACGCGTCTACGAGGTGATCGACACCGAACCGGACGTCGCAGATCCGGAACACCCCGTACGCCTGCCCGACGGCGCACTCGGCGTCGAGTTGCGGGGCGTCACGTTCGGCTTCGAGGACGGACGTGAGGTCCTGGACGGTCTGGACCTGTCCATCTCGCCCGGTGAGTCCGTCGCCGTCGTCGGCCGCGCCGGCTCCGGCAAGACCGCGCTGTCGCTACTCCTTCCGCGCTTCTACCGTCCGAGTGCCGGAACCGTGTCGCTGACCAGCGGCGCCGAGACGATCGACGTGTCGACGGTGTGCGCCGACCAACTCCGGGAGGCCGTCGGCCTCGTGTTCGACGAGCCGTTCCTGTTCTCCGACACGATCGCCGCCAACATTGCACTGGGCAGGCCTGAAGCCTCGGCCGAGGAGATCCGCACCGCGGCCCGGCTCGCCCAGGCCGACGAGTTCGTCGAGGCCCTGCCCGACGGCTACGACACCATCGTCGGCGAGCGTGGTCTGACGCTCTCCGGCGGCCAACGGCAGCGCGTCGCGCTGGCCCGCGCCTTGCTGGTGGATCCGCGAGTTCTGATCCTCGACGACGCGACGTCGGCAGTGGACGCGACCACCGAGGCCGCGGTCTTCGAAGCCCTGCGGGCCGGGCGCCAGCGGACAACCCTGATCCTCGCGCACCGGCGGTCCACGCTGACCCTCGCCGATCGCGTCGCGGTCCTCGACGGAGGCCGCATCGTCGACATCGGCACCGTCGACGAACTCGACGACCGCTGCCCGCTGTTCCGCACGCTCCTCGCTGCACCGGATCCCCTCATGCCGGCAGCCGACGGAGATGCCACCCGGACCGTCGCCGAGCCGACCGAGGCCGAGCTGTGGCCGAACGTGCTCGCACAGGACCACCTTCCTGCGGCCACGACAGCGGCCGGGAGCGGATCCGGCGGCGGCCACGGCGGCCACGGCGGCCCCGGCGCGATGGGCAGCGCGATGGGCGGCGTCGCCGTGACGCCCGAGCTACGGCAGGCAGTTGACGCCCTGCCGCCCGCCGATGAGGACCCGCACACCGACACCACTCGCCTGCGCCGGTCCGATCCCGAATTCGAACTCTCCCGGCTACTGCACCCGGTGCGGTGGATTCTGGCTGGCGTCATCGCGTGCCTGGCACTGGACTCGCTGATCGGCATCGCTTTTCCGTCGATCGTCCGGTATGCGATCGACCACGGCGTCGCCCCGGGAGAGCCTGGACCACTGTGGGCCGCGACCGCCGTCGGCACGCTGCTCGCGGTCATCGGCTGGCTCGTCGTCGCGGTGCTCACGGTGATCACCGCCCGCGCCGGTGAACGGGTGCTGTTCGGACTCCGCATCCGCAGCTATGCACACCTGCAGCGGCTCGGCCTCGATTACTACGAGCGGGAGCTGTCCGGACGGATCATGACGCGGATGACGACCGACGTCGACGCACTGTCCTCGTTCATCCAGACCGGGCTGTCCACTGCGGTCGTCAGTCTGCTGACCCTGGCGGGAATCGCGATCGCGCTGCTGGTCACCGACGCCACGCTCGCCCTGGTCGCGCTCGCCGCCCTGCCCCCGCTGATCGTGGCAACGCTCGTCTTCCGGCGCGTGTCCGGCTCCGCCTACTCGGTTTCCCGCGAGCGAATCTCGCTGGTGAACGCCGAATTTCAGGAGAACATCGCGGGTCTGCGGGCCGCGCAGGCCTACCGCCGCGAGGACTTCGCCGCCCGTCGGTTCGCCGAGCGAGCCGACAGTTACCGGCGCAGCCGCATGCGCTCGCAGCGCGCAATCTCGGTGTACTTCCCGTTCATCACCCTGCTGTCGGATCTCGCGCTGGCCGCGGTCGTGTCGGTGGGTGCACAGCGGGTCGCCGACGGCTCCGCGACCGCCGGCACACTGGTGGCGTTCGTGCTGTACCTGGCGCTGTTGTTCGGGCCGATTCAGCAGCTGTCGCAGGTGTTCGACGGCTACCAACAGGCCGACGTCGGACTGCGGCGGATCGCAGACCTGCTGGCCACCCCGAGTTCCATCGAGACGGCGGACCAGGCCGATACGGTCCGCCTCGACGGCCACCTCCGAGGCGACCTGCTCTTCGACTCGGTGAGCTTCCGCTACCGGGGCGCGGAAACGGACGCACTGACCGGAATCGACCTGCACGTACCGGCGGGAACGACGGTCGCGCTGGTTGGCCGGACCGGGGCCGGCAAATCGACCGTGGTCAAGCTTCTCGCCCGGTTCTACGACCCGACGGACGGATCCGTCCGGGTCGACGACGTCGATCTGCGCCGCTACCCCCTGCACGCTTTCCGCGGCCGCCTGGGCGTCGTCCCGCAGGAGGCACACCTGTTCACCGGCACCGTCGCCTCCAACATCGCGTACGGTCGGCCGGATGCGAGCCGGTCCGAGATCGAGGCCGCCGCGCGGGCGGTGGGAGCGCTACCGGCCATCGCGGCGCTGCGCGACGGAATGCACCAGCCGATCGGCGAACGCGGCCAGGGCCTGTCTGCCGGACAACGGCAGCTGATCGCACTCGCCCGAGCCGAACTGGTCGATCCCGACCTGCTGCTACTCGACGAGGCGACCGCCACCCTCGATCCGGCGACCGAGCGGACCGTCCTCGAATCAAACCGAATGGTCACCCGAAAGCGCACGTCAGTGGTAGTGGCCCACCGGCTCGCGACGGCCGCTCAGGCCGATCTCATCGTCGTCGTCGATGGCGGGCGCATCGTCGAATCCGGTGCTCACGCCACACTTCGGCACGCAGGTGGCCACTACTCGAGACTCTGCGATGCAGCAGAGCGCAGCGGGGGGAATAATCCATGGTCGACAACCGTCATCGATGGTGACCCCATCGCAACAATGTGA
- a CDS encoding DUF6153 family protein produces the protein MPADLRVSLTRLAALCALVFGVLAMHHVTTETLTGVGAGMGVDAADTASLRQHHGPDQISSSGADPEPAPVHPPEHNSFHMCLAVLLTATLALVVWLLLWTGREQRVRRHRTAGRAGRAGRGPPFAVPTSVFLSLLCVLRV, from the coding sequence ATGCCCGCGGATCTGCGTGTGTCGCTCACGCGACTGGCGGCGCTGTGCGCCCTGGTCTTCGGCGTGCTCGCGATGCACCACGTGACCACCGAAACCCTCACGGGCGTCGGTGCGGGCATGGGCGTGGATGCCGCCGACACGGCCTCGCTGCGCCAGCACCACGGCCCCGATCAGATATCGAGTTCGGGGGCAGATCCCGAGCCCGCACCGGTACATCCACCCGAACACAACAGCTTCCATATGTGCCTGGCAGTGTTGCTGACCGCGACGCTGGCCCTCGTGGTGTGGCTGCTCCTCTGGACTGGGCGCGAGCAGCGCGTCCGCCGCCACCGAACTGCGGGACGCGCCGGTCGGGCCGGTCGCGGCCCCCCATTCGCCGTTCCCACCTCGGTCTTTCTCTCGCTTCTGTGCGTCCTTCGGGTGTGA
- a CDS encoding NDMA-dependent alcohol dehydrogenase yields the protein MKTKGALLWGINEKWSIEEIELGDPVAGEVQIRMEAAGMCHSDHHIVTGATPMASYPAMGGHEGAGVITKVGEGVKDLEVGDHVVLSFIPACGRCPSCSSGHSNVCDLGMGLLSGQAIADGTYRIQARGENVIPMSLLGTFSPYMTVHESQAVKIEKDIPFELAALVGCGVPTGWGSATNVADVKAGDSVAIIGIGGVGMSALQGAVASGARHVFAIDPVPFKREQALEFGATHAFASMEEAIAPIMEITWGRMCQKTIITVGEMKGEYVDPALTLTAKNGRCVITAMGHMADMDVKLNAFTFAMLQKSLQGNIYGGCNTRVDIPHLLNLYRAGLLNLEDMITNTYSLEQVNDGYRDMLDGKNIRGVVRYTEADW from the coding sequence ATGAAGACCAAGGGTGCGTTGCTGTGGGGCATCAACGAGAAGTGGTCGATCGAGGAGATCGAGCTCGGTGATCCGGTTGCCGGCGAGGTGCAGATCCGCATGGAAGCCGCCGGCATGTGCCACTCCGACCACCACATCGTCACCGGTGCGACGCCGATGGCGTCGTACCCTGCGATGGGTGGCCACGAGGGCGCGGGTGTGATCACCAAGGTCGGCGAGGGTGTCAAGGACCTCGAGGTGGGCGACCACGTCGTCCTCTCGTTCATCCCGGCGTGCGGTCGCTGCCCGTCGTGTTCGTCGGGCCATTCGAACGTCTGTGATCTGGGCATGGGGCTGCTCAGTGGTCAGGCGATCGCCGACGGTACCTACCGTATCCAGGCGCGCGGGGAGAACGTGATTCCGATGAGCCTGCTCGGCACCTTCTCGCCGTACATGACTGTGCACGAGTCCCAAGCGGTGAAGATCGAGAAGGACATTCCGTTCGAGCTTGCGGCGCTGGTGGGCTGCGGTGTCCCGACCGGATGGGGTTCGGCCACGAACGTCGCCGACGTCAAGGCCGGTGACTCGGTTGCCATCATCGGCATCGGCGGTGTCGGCATGAGCGCACTGCAGGGTGCCGTCGCATCGGGCGCACGCCACGTGTTCGCGATCGACCCGGTTCCGTTCAAGCGCGAGCAGGCACTCGAGTTCGGTGCCACACACGCCTTCGCCTCGATGGAGGAGGCGATCGCGCCGATCATGGAGATCACCTGGGGCCGGATGTGCCAGAAGACGATCATCACGGTCGGCGAGATGAAGGGCGAGTACGTCGACCCGGCCCTCACGCTGACTGCCAAGAACGGTCGCTGCGTCATCACCGCGATGGGCCACATGGCGGACATGGACGTCAAGCTCAACGCGTTCACCTTCGCGATGCTGCAGAAGAGCCTGCAGGGCAACATCTACGGTGGCTGCAACACCCGTGTGGACATCCCGCACCTGCTGAACCTGTACCGGGCCGGCCTGCTCAATCTCGAGGACATGATCACCAACACCTACTCACTCGAGCAGGTCAACGACGGCTACCGGGACATGCTCGACGGCAAGAACATCCGTGGTGTCGTCCGCTACACCGAAGCGGACTGGTGA
- a CDS encoding DUF305 domain-containing protein, with translation MNTNRMLATVGAAAAAIALVAGCSNDNGSSNSANSATNVPTTTSTAISGTTEQGGTHNAADVEYVQMMIPHHAQAVEMAELVPSRSGNPEVVALAAKIEGAQAPEIDQMEGWLEAWGAPEPNAEAPGGMEHGGMQPGATTSMPGMTSMPGMSGGEHGMMTGQQMQAMADANGTEFDRMWLEMMIAHHQGAVASSEQILQTGSNEQVRQLAQQIVSSQQAEITQMQALLNQ, from the coding sequence ATGAACACCAATCGAATGCTCGCCACTGTCGGTGCTGCGGCTGCCGCCATCGCTCTCGTTGCCGGATGCTCAAACGACAACGGCTCGAGCAACTCGGCCAATTCGGCCACCAACGTGCCGACCACCACGTCGACAGCCATCTCGGGGACCACCGAGCAGGGCGGTACCCACAACGCTGCCGACGTCGAATATGTGCAGATGATGATCCCGCATCACGCGCAGGCGGTCGAGATGGCCGAGCTGGTTCCGAGCCGTAGCGGCAACCCTGAGGTCGTGGCCTTGGCCGCAAAGATCGAAGGCGCGCAGGCGCCGGAGATCGATCAGATGGAGGGCTGGCTGGAGGCTTGGGGCGCTCCCGAGCCGAACGCCGAGGCTCCCGGCGGCATGGAGCATGGCGGTATGCAGCCCGGCGCAACCACCAGCATGCCTGGGATGACGAGCATGCCGGGTATGAGCGGCGGAGAGCACGGGATGATGACGGGCCAGCAGATGCAGGCGATGGCCGACGCGAACGGCACCGAGTTCGACCGGATGTGGCTCGAGATGATGATCGCGCACCATCAAGGTGCTGTCGCCAGCTCCGAGCAGATCCTGCAGACGGGCTCGAATGAGCAGGTCCGTCAACTCGCGCAGCAGATCGTTTCCAGCCAGCAGGCGGAGATCACTCAGATGCAGGCGTTGCTGAACCAGTAA
- a CDS encoding glutathione S-transferase C-terminal domain-containing protein, translated as MSDDNTTDVGATFVEPGSEFTRDTAYITTRITADGRDGYPVEPGRYRLIVARACPWANRAIIVRRLLGLEGVLSMGICGPTHDERSWTFDLDPGAVDPVLKIPRLQDAYFARFPDYPRGITVPAIVEISTGQVVTNDFPQITLDLSTEWREFHRDGAPDLYPEALRGEIDEVSERVFRDVNNGVYRCGFAGSQEAYESSYDQLFAGLDWLTERLSTQRFLVGDTITEADVRLFTTLVRFDAVYHGHFKCNRSKLTEMPVLWNYARDLFQTPGFGDTIDFTHIKQHYYMVHKDINPTQIVPKGPDLTHWLEPHGREALGGRPFGDGTAPHPPRPDEVVPLSHWASAERD; from the coding sequence ATGAGCGACGACAACACGACCGATGTGGGCGCGACCTTCGTGGAACCGGGTAGCGAGTTCACCCGCGACACCGCCTACATCACGACGCGGATCACCGCGGACGGCCGCGACGGCTATCCCGTCGAGCCGGGACGCTACCGTTTGATCGTCGCCCGCGCGTGCCCGTGGGCCAACCGGGCGATCATCGTGCGTCGGCTACTGGGGCTGGAAGGCGTTCTGTCCATGGGCATCTGCGGTCCCACTCACGACGAGCGCAGCTGGACGTTCGATCTCGATCCCGGTGCCGTCGACCCGGTATTGAAGATCCCTCGCCTGCAGGACGCGTACTTCGCCCGCTTCCCCGACTACCCGCGTGGGATCACGGTGCCCGCGATCGTGGAGATCTCGACCGGCCAGGTGGTGACCAACGACTTCCCACAGATCACGCTCGATCTCTCGACCGAGTGGAGGGAATTCCACCGCGACGGTGCGCCCGACCTGTATCCGGAGGCACTACGCGGCGAGATCGACGAGGTCTCGGAACGAGTGTTCCGCGACGTCAACAACGGTGTGTACCGGTGCGGGTTCGCCGGATCCCAGGAAGCCTACGAAAGCTCGTACGATCAGTTGTTCGCCGGGCTCGACTGGCTGACCGAGCGACTGTCCACTCAGCGGTTCCTGGTGGGCGACACCATCACCGAGGCCGATGTCCGTCTGTTCACGACACTCGTCCGGTTCGACGCGGTGTATCACGGTCACTTCAAGTGCAATCGCAGCAAACTCACCGAAATGCCGGTGCTGTGGAACTACGCGAGGGATCTGTTCCAGACGCCGGGCTTCGGCGACACCATCGACTTCACCCACATCAAGCAGCACTACTACATGGTCCACAAGGACATCAATCCGACACAGATCGTGCCGAAGGGGCCGGATCTGACGCACTGGCTCGAACCGCACGGACGCGAGGCGCTCGGCGGCCGACCGTTCGGCGACGGCACCGCACCGCACCCGCCTCGGCCGGACGAGGTTGTGCCCCTGTCGCACTGGGCCAGCGCGGAACGCGACTGA